TCTTTCGGCCGGCCAGTCTCCCGGCGCCGCCTCCTCGATCGGCAAGGTGCACCAGGCGACGCTCAACCAGCAGATCCAGGACCTGATGGTCGATCTGCTCGGCACCGACGCGGTGGCATGGCCTGCGACCGACGACCCGGACGCGCTGCCCCGCGATGTGCACGGCATGATGCGCAGCCTCGCCAACGCCACCGAGGGCGGCACCACCGACATCAACAAGAACATTCTCGGTGAACGGGTACTCGGACTGCCCAAGGAACCCGACCCGTGGAAGGGCAAGCCCTGGAAGGACATCCCGCGCTCGTGAGCACGTACGAACGCCTGGTCGTCGAGAAGTCCGACGGGGTGGGTTGGCTGATCCTCAATCGTCCGGATGCCGGCAACGCCTTCGACGCGTTGATGCTCGACGAACTCGAATCCGCGTGGGCGGAACTCGACCGCGACCCCGAGGTGCGTGTCATCGTCAACACGGCCAACGGGAAGTCCTTCTGCACCGGAATGGACGTCGTACAGGTCGCCCGTGACAAAGACGCGATGCGCAAGCATTCCCGGCGGACGCGAGACGCCGAACTGAAGATCTCGTCGTGGCACTGCGGCGTGTGGAAGCCGGTGATCGCGGCCGTCAACGGTGTATGTGCTGGCGGCGGCTTGCATCTGGTCGCCGACGCCGACATCGTGATCGCCGCCGCAGAGGCCACGTTCGTCGATCCCCACGTGTCGGTGGGCCAAGCCGTCGCATACGAGGCCATCACGCTACTTCGCAAATCGCCGATGGAGGCGATCCTGCGGATGACGCTGAGCGGCAAGGGCGAACGCATCTCGGCGCAGCGCGCCTACCAGTTGGGCATCGTGTCCGACGTGGTCGCCGGCGATGCACTCCTGTCGACGGCCCAGACCCTGGCCGAAGCGATCGCCGCCAACTCGCCGACGGCGATGCGGGCCACCAAGAAGGCGCTGTGGCGGTCGTTGGAGGTGGGGCTCAGCCAGGCACGCAAAGAGGCCGCGATCGCGATCGACCGACTCGCCGGACACCCGGACCAGGAGGAAGGCGCGCGCGCCTGGCTGGAGAAACGAGCGCCCCGGTGGCAACCGTTGGCGACTGTGGAGGCGCAATGACCTACGAACGGCTAATCATCGAGCGGCGAGGCCCGGTCGGCTGGCTCATCAACAACCGCCCCGATCGGCTGAACGCCTACGACGTGGTGATGCGCGACGAGTTCCGCAGGGCCTGGGCGGAATTGGACGCCGACCCCGATGTGCGCGTCATCGTGCACACAGGCAACGGCAGGGCCTTTCAGGTCGGTGCCGACGTCGAGGATCTCGACGGCGACGCGGTGCAGCAGTTCCAGGAGACGATGACCAGCCTGGACCTTGGACTGACCGGTTGGCACTGCAATGTCGGTAAACCGATCATCACGGCGGTCAACGGCGTATGCGCCGGCGGTGGACTGCACTGGGTGGCCGACGCCGACATCGTCATCGCCGCTTCGGACGCGACGTTCGTCGATCCCCACGTGTCGATCGGTCAGGTGAGCGCCCTGGAGACCATTGCGCTGATGCGCAAGGTGCCCGCCGAGGCCATTCTGCGGATGGCGCTTGTCGGAAGCCACGAACGGCTCACGGCGCAGCGCGCTTACGAACTCGGCATGATCAGCGAGGTGGTCGATCCGCCCGAGAATCTTCGCGATGTCGCGCAGGCGTTGGCCGAGAAGATCGCCAAGAACTCTCCGGCCGCGATGCGCGCCACCAAGCGGGCGCTGTGGGGCGCACTCGAACTGGGGCTGACGGACGCCTGCCGCGAGGGCGCCAAGCACCTGACGTCGATGTGGGGACATCCCGACCAGAACGAGGGACCGCTGGCGTTCGCGGATAAGAGGACGCCGAACTGGGCCCCGCTGGAGGCCGACTCGTGAGCCTTGCGCAGTTGCTCGACGGCCTGCCAGATGTCGCGGTGCACACGCTCGGTGGCGACGTCTCCCGGGACGAACTCGTCTCGAGTGCCGAGCAGCTCGGCGATAAGCTGCGGGACACCGGTGTCGCCACCGGCGCGGTCGTCGCCGCGATGCTGCCCAACGACGCCACCACGATCGCCGCATTGTTCGGGACGTGGCGCGCCGGTGGTGTGTACACGCCGCTGAACCCGAGGACCGCCGACGCCGAACTGGTCACCCAACTCGAGACACTGCGGCCCGTCGCCGTCGTCACGACACCCGATCTCGCGGACCGCTTCGCCACGGCGAACGTGACGGTCGTGACCGGAGCGGAGTTGGCGTGGTCACTGAGTTCGGTCTCGACACCGCGCAGCGATGCACGGCACTACGACGACGATGTTGCACTGCTGCAGTTCACGTCGGGCACCACGGGGCCGCCGAAACCGGTCCCGCTGCGTCATTCGACGGTGCTCGACCTGATCGACCGGCTGCTGGCAAAGCTACGCGGGGCCAAAAGTGGTGCCGCCGGGTCGGACCGGGCACCGATGCCCAATCTGGTGCCGCTATCACTGTCGCTGTGGGCGGGTATCTATCAGGTGCTGTTCGCGTTCCGTGCAGGCTCGGGTGTCGTGCTGATGGACAAGTTCGCCCCGGCCGATTTCGCCGCGCTGGTCAAGCGGCATCAGTTGCGCTCCACGGTGTTACCGCCGGCGGCGCTGACGATGGTGCTGCACGACGATGCGGTGACCGACCTGTCGCCGCTGAAGATCGTGCGCTCGATCACCGCACCCCTGTCCCCCGTACAGGCTGGCCGGTTCCGCGACAAATTCGGCGTGATCGTGCTCAACTCGTATGGCCAGACTGAACTCGGCGGTGAGGTGGTCGGGTGGTCGGCTGCCGACGCACGCGAATGGGGCGAGACCAAGCTTGGCTCGGTCGGACGCCCGCTGCCGGGCATCGACGTCACGATCGTCGACGACGAGGTGATGGTGCGCACCCCCACCACCGCTGCGCGCAGGATCGACCCGGCGTTTCTCGACAGGCTGACCGACGACGGATGGTTCCACACCGGCGATCTCGGCTGGTTCGACGACGACGGTTTCCTCTGGCTCGACGGCCGGGTGTCCGACATGATCAACCGCGGCGGACTCAAAGTTTTTCCCGGCACCGTCGAGGACGTCCTCGTCGCCGCCGAGGGAGTGCGCGAAGCGGCGGTCGTCGGTGTCCCCGACGACCGGCTTGGCGAGGTTCCCTGGGCGTTCGTGGTGCGGGGCGACGATTGCGTGTCGGAGGACGACCTCGTTTCGTGGTGTCGAGAGCGATTGACGCCGTACCGCGTACCCGCCCGAATTGTGTTTGTCGACCGACTGCCGCGCAATGACGTCGGCAAGGTCGTCAAACGCGAACTGGCAGCGCTGGCCGACGTGTGAGCACGATCGTCCTGGATCCCTCCCAGGCGCTGACGAGGGCACTCGGCGACATCGGTGACGTCGGCGTGATCGCCTTCTCTTCCGATGACGCCGACGAGACGATGTGGCAGACGCTTGTCGCAATGCAGGCCGCATACCGCACCGGGGACCGCCGGATCGTGCTGGTCGTGCCGACCATCGGGATGGCGGGTGCAACCGGGGCAGTGGCCTATACGACTGCGGTCGAGGGCATCAGAGCGATGGCGAAATCCGCTGCGCGTCAATGGGGATCGCAGGGTGTCGGCGTGAACATCGTCGCGGCGCCGTCGCATCTGTTCGCATACGATGTCGATGCCTCGCACCTACTCGCTGCCGCGGTGGCTGATGACGACGGTCTGATTCGGTCGGTTGTCGAGACGGCGAAGTTCTTGCTCCGCGACGACCTTCGGCACCTGAACGGCGAGACCGTGATCGTCGACGGAGGCCAGGTGATGCTGCCGTGAGCCTCGACGGTCACACAGTGCTGGTGACGGGTTCGGGCGCCGGTGTGGGACGTGGGATCGCATTGGCGCTTGCCGCCGAGGGCGCACACGTCGTCGTCGCATCCCGCTCCGACAGTGGCGTTGCCGGCGAGATCATCGCGCGAGGCCACCGTGCGACGTGGGCACCCTGTGATGTGACGGCACCCCGGCAGGTGGCTGCGGCGGTC
The nucleotide sequence above comes from Mycolicibacterium moriokaense. Encoded proteins:
- a CDS encoding enoyl-CoA hydratase/isomerase family protein; this translates as MSTYERLVVEKSDGVGWLILNRPDAGNAFDALMLDELESAWAELDRDPEVRVIVNTANGKSFCTGMDVVQVARDKDAMRKHSRRTRDAELKISSWHCGVWKPVIAAVNGVCAGGGLHLVADADIVIAAAEATFVDPHVSVGQAVAYEAITLLRKSPMEAILRMTLSGKGERISAQRAYQLGIVSDVVAGDALLSTAQTLAEAIAANSPTAMRATKKALWRSLEVGLSQARKEAAIAIDRLAGHPDQEEGARAWLEKRAPRWQPLATVEAQ
- a CDS encoding enoyl-CoA hydratase/isomerase family protein, with protein sequence MTYERLIIERRGPVGWLINNRPDRLNAYDVVMRDEFRRAWAELDADPDVRVIVHTGNGRAFQVGADVEDLDGDAVQQFQETMTSLDLGLTGWHCNVGKPIITAVNGVCAGGGLHWVADADIVIAASDATFVDPHVSIGQVSALETIALMRKVPAEAILRMALVGSHERLTAQRAYELGMISEVVDPPENLRDVAQALAEKIAKNSPAAMRATKRALWGALELGLTDACREGAKHLTSMWGHPDQNEGPLAFADKRTPNWAPLEADS
- a CDS encoding class I adenylate-forming enzyme family protein translates to MSLAQLLDGLPDVAVHTLGGDVSRDELVSSAEQLGDKLRDTGVATGAVVAAMLPNDATTIAALFGTWRAGGVYTPLNPRTADAELVTQLETLRPVAVVTTPDLADRFATANVTVVTGAELAWSLSSVSTPRSDARHYDDDVALLQFTSGTTGPPKPVPLRHSTVLDLIDRLLAKLRGAKSGAAGSDRAPMPNLVPLSLSLWAGIYQVLFAFRAGSGVVLMDKFAPADFAALVKRHQLRSTVLPPAALTMVLHDDAVTDLSPLKIVRSITAPLSPVQAGRFRDKFGVIVLNSYGQTELGGEVVGWSAADAREWGETKLGSVGRPLPGIDVTIVDDEVMVRTPTTAARRIDPAFLDRLTDDGWFHTGDLGWFDDDGFLWLDGRVSDMINRGGLKVFPGTVEDVLVAAEGVREAAVVGVPDDRLGEVPWAFVVRGDDCVSEDDLVSWCRERLTPYRVPARIVFVDRLPRNDVGKVVKRELAALADV
- a CDS encoding SDR family oxidoreductase, with protein sequence MSTIVLDPSQALTRALGDIGDVGVIAFSSDDADETMWQTLVAMQAAYRTGDRRIVLVVPTIGMAGATGAVAYTTAVEGIRAMAKSAARQWGSQGVGVNIVAAPSHLFAYDVDASHLLAAAVADDDGLIRSVVETAKFLLRDDLRHLNGETVIVDGGQVMLP